Part of the Roseomonas sp. OT10 genome, GCATCCGCCTTGACAGGGCGGGTGCATCGGCGAACGCTTGCGCAACCGCAACGGCGTCCGGGACGACGGCCGGGCGGATGAGGAAACGCCCGGATGAAATCCCATCCCGCCACCTTGCGCGCGGCCGTGCTGCCATTGCTCGCGGCCCTGCTGCTGCCCGCCCCGTCATCGGCGCAGTCTCCTCCCGCCCCGCCCGCGGCGACCGCGGCCCCGCAGTACCAGGTCGATCCGTTCTGGCCGAAGCCCTTGCCGAACCAGTGGGGCATCGGCCAGGCGGCCGGGGTCGCGGTGGACCGGCGAGACCATGTCTGGATCATCCACCGCCCCGCCTCGATGACGGCGGACGAGCGCGGCGCCACCGCCAGCCCGCCGCTCTCCGAATGCTGCGTGCCGGCGCCCTCGGTGATGGCCTTCGACACCGACGGCAACCTGCTGCGGGCCTGGGGCGGGCCCGGCCACCACCCGGACTGGTCGGAGCGCGAGCACGGCATCTACGTGGACGCCCAGGACAACGTCTGGCTCGCCGGCAACGCGCCGACCGACCATGTGGTGCTGAAGTTCGACCGCGACGGCCGCTTCCTGCTGCGCCTGGGCGTCCCGCGCGAGACGGGCGGCAGCAACGACACGGCCCGGCTGGGCCTGCCGGCGGACATCTTCGTCGACGAGGCGGCGAACGAGGTCTACATCGCCGACGGCTACGGCAACCGGCGCGTCATCGTCTTCGATGCGCAGACCGGCGCCTACAAGCGGCACTGGGGCGCCTATGGCGAGCGGCCGCACGACGACCCGCTGCCGGCCTACCGGCCCAACCAGCAGCCGCCCTCGCGCAGCTTCGGCAGCCCCGTGCACAGCGTGCGCATCGCGAGCGACGGGCTGCTCTACGTCGCCGACCGGCGCAACGACCGGGTGCAGGTCTTCCGCAAGGACGGCAGCTTCGTGCGCGAGTTCTTCATCGCCCCCGCGACGCTGGGCCCTGGCTCCGTCTGGGACCTCGACATGATTCCGAACAGCAGCCCGCCGCTCTTCGTCATCGCGGACGGGTCGAACAATGTCGTCTGGCTGGTCTCGGACACCGGCGAGATCCGCGGCCGCTTCGGGCGGAACGGGCGCATGGCCGGCGAATTCCACTGGGTGCACAACATCGCCACGGATTCGCGCGGCAACGTCTACACCACCGAGGTGGATACCGGGAAACGCGCCCAGCGCTTCCGCCTGACCTCGCCGCTGCCTGCCGCACCGACGAGGTAGGACCCTGCGGGGGCGGGCGTCGTTCCCGCCCCCATGCCCGACGGCCCGGCGCGCTACTCCGCCTTGATGTTGCGCTTGCGGATGAGCTCGCCCCAGCGCCGGCCTTCCTCGGCGAGGTAGGCCGGGAAGGCCTCGGCGCTGCCGCCGATCACGTCGATCGAGGCGGCCTCCAGCTTGGCCTTCACCTCCGGGTTGTTCAGCGCCTCCCGCGCGGCGGTGGCCAGGCGCTGCACGATCGCGTCGGGCGTGCCGGCCGGGGCGAAGAAGCCGAAGTCGTTGGTGGCGTGGTAGCCGGCGAGGCCGCTCTCGGCGAGGGTGGGCACGTCCGGCGCCTTGGGGTCGCGCTGGCGGCCGGTGACGGCCAGGGCGCGCAGCTCGCCCGACTGCAGGTAGGGCAGGGCGCTGACCGTGTCCACGAAGCCCATGGTCGCCTCCTTGGTGAGGAGCGCCTGCAAGGCCGGCGCGCCGCCGCGGTAGGAGACGTGCAGAATGTCGATCCCCGCCATGTCCAGCATCAGCTCCGGCGCGAGCTGCCCGACCGTGCCCGAGCCCGGCGAGGCATAGGTCAGCTTGCCGGGATCGCGCTTCGCCGCCGCGATCAGGTCGGCGATGGTCCGGATCGGGCTGGAGGAATGCACCATGACGAACATGGCGTTGCCGGCCAGCAGGCTGATCGGCGTGAAGGCCTTGTCGTTGTCGTAGGGCAGGGGGCTGAACAGGGTGGGCGCGATGGCGAAGGTGCCCGTCGGCGCCACGTCCAGCGTGTAGCCATCCGGCCGCGCCCGGGCCACTGCGCCGTGCCCGACCGTGCCGCTGGCCCCCGCCCGGTTCTCCACCACGAAGGAGCCGCCGAGGCTGGCGGCGAGCTGCTGCGCCAGCAGCCGCGCGACGAAGTCGGTGGAGCCGCCGGGCGCGAAGGGCACGATGATGGTCACCGGCCGGGTCGGATAGGCGGGCTGCTGCGCCAGGGCCGGCCGCAGCAGCGTCGGGGCGGCGGCGCCCAGGCCGAGCGCGGCGGTGCCGCGCAGCAGGGTGCGGCGGGAAAGATCGTTCATCGACGTTGTCCTCGTGTTTCGTTGCCGGGCTCGCCCGTTGTCAGGCGAGCAGGTCCTGCACCGCGCGCATGGCGGTCGCGTAGCCCTTCGCCCCCAGCCCCGCGATCACGGCGGTGGCGACGGTGGAGACGAGCGAGCGGTGATAGATCGCCTCGCGCTTGTGGATGTTGGTGATGTGCAGCTCCACCACCGGCCCGGGGAACATCTTCAGCGCATCGATCACCGGGACGGAGGTGAAGGTCAGGCCCGCCGGGTTGATGACGATGCCATCCGCCGGGGCGTCGATCGCGTCGTGGATCCACTCCACGAGCTGCCCCTCGTAGTTGGTCTGGCGGAAGACGACGTCCGCCCCGCCGGCCGCCTCGCGGCACAGCGCCTCGACCTCGGCCAGGGTGGTGCGGCCGTAGATCTCCGGCTCGCGCTTGCCCAGCCGGTTCAGGTTCGGCCCGTTCAGGACGTGGATCACCCGGCTCACCGGCCCGTCCCGCCGCGTCGTTCGGCTCGCATGCTGCGCACCCCGTCTCCTCCCGCCGCGACCCTTCGCGGCCGTCGGGCGGCAAGTTGTCATGCGATGGAACGACAATCAACAGATGATTCGACGTTCATGTGATATAATGGAATTCGGCGGCGTTTCCGGGGACTGCCATGGCACGGCGTTTCCGGGCATGGTCGCCAGGCCGGTCCCGGACCGGCGCGCATTCGACAGGAGGCGGCGTGGAGGAGGTTTCGGTCGGCGAGGTCGCCTATCGCCGGATCAGGGCGGACATCGTCTTCGGGCGCCTCGCGCCCGGCCAGCGCCTGGGGCTGGAGGGGATGCGCGCCGCCTACGGGGCGGGGGTCAGCACCCTGCGCGAGCTGCTGAGCCGCCTCTCCTCGGAGGGGCTGGTGACGGCCGAGGGCCAGCGCGGCTTCGAGGTCGCCCCGGTCTCCGCCGCCGAGCTGCGCGAGATCGCGGCCCTGCGCCTGCTGCTGGAGACGCATGCGCTGGAGCAGTCCTTCGCCGCAGGCGGGCTGGAATGGGAGAGCGGCGTGGTCGCCGCGCACCACCGGCTGGCGGCGATGGAGCGGCTGCTGCTCGCCGGCGAGGCCAGCGAGGCGGAACGCTGGAAGCGCTACGACTGGGAGTTCCACCACGCGCTGGTGGCGGCCTGCGGCTCGCAGGTGCTGCTGCAGGCGCATGCGGCGATCTACGACCGCTACCTCCGCTACCAGATGGTCGCGGCCGTCTTCCGCGGCGCCGTGGCGGCGGAGGAGCACCGCCGGCTGCTCGACGCCGCCCTGGCGCGGGACGTCGCCGCCGCCCGGAGCCTGCTGGCGGACCATATCCATGGCTGCGTCGCCCAGGTGCTGGAGACCGGGGCGCTGGACGCCTTCCGCTCCCGCCCCCCCGTCGCGGCGGCCGGCCGGGCGGCGGCCCGCCGGCGGCGCCCGGGTGCCGAGCCCGCGCCCGGCCGGGGCACGGCGAAGCGACGGGAGAGGGGCGGGAAGGCGGCGGGCTGAGCGCCGCTCAGGCGCGCTCGCGCAGCGTGACCGGGATGCGCAGATAGCGGACGCCGTTGGCCTCCGCCTCCGGGAAGCGTCCCGCCTGCATGTTCACCTGGATCGAGGGCAGCAGCAGCACCGGCGGTGCCAGCGTGGCATCCCGTGCCTGGCGCAGGGCGACGTACTCTTCCTCGGTCATGCCGTCGCGGACATGGGGGTTGCGGGCGCGCTCCTCGGCGACCGTCGTCTCCCAGGCCACGGCGTCGCGTCCCGGCGCCTTGTAGTCGTGGCAGATGAACAGCCGCGTCTCCGGCGGCAGGTCGAGCAGCCGGCGGATGGAGCGGTACAGCGTCCGTGCGTCGCCGCCCGGGAAATCGGCGCG contains:
- a CDS encoding Bug family tripartite tricarboxylate transporter substrate binding protein → MNDLSRRTLLRGTAALGLGAAAPTLLRPALAQQPAYPTRPVTIIVPFAPGGSTDFVARLLAQQLAASLGGSFVVENRAGASGTVGHGAVARARPDGYTLDVAPTGTFAIAPTLFSPLPYDNDKAFTPISLLAGNAMFVMVHSSSPIRTIADLIAAAKRDPGKLTYASPGSGTVGQLAPELMLDMAGIDILHVSYRGGAPALQALLTKEATMGFVDTVSALPYLQSGELRALAVTGRQRDPKAPDVPTLAESGLAGYHATNDFGFFAPAGTPDAIVQRLATAAREALNNPEVKAKLEAASIDVIGGSAEAFPAYLAEEGRRWGELIRKRNIKAE
- a CDS encoding type II 3-dehydroquinate dehydratase, which encodes MSRVIHVLNGPNLNRLGKREPEIYGRTTLAEVEALCREAAGGADVVFRQTNYEGQLVEWIHDAIDAPADGIVINPAGLTFTSVPVIDALKMFPGPVVELHITNIHKREAIYHRSLVSTVATAVIAGLGAKGYATAMRAVQDLLA
- a CDS encoding GntR family transcriptional regulator; protein product: MEEVSVGEVAYRRIRADIVFGRLAPGQRLGLEGMRAAYGAGVSTLRELLSRLSSEGLVTAEGQRGFEVAPVSAAELREIAALRLLLETHALEQSFAAGGLEWESGVVAAHHRLAAMERLLLAGEASEAERWKRYDWEFHHALVAACGSQVLLQAHAAIYDRYLRYQMVAAVFRGAVAAEEHRRLLDAALARDVAAARSLLADHIHGCVAQVLETGALDAFRSRPPVAAAGRAAARRRRPGAEPAPGRGTAKRRERGGKAAG